A genomic segment from Chitinophagaceae bacterium encodes:
- a CDS encoding efflux RND transporter periplasmic adaptor subunit encodes MKPFYIVLFSFSILMFFASCRQNNEAQDESGKEEAHIDEPVKPGTTSLTREQMKAIGVEIGSIENKELTTSLKASGTLRVPNQNKASVNSVYSGVVKSLLVQPGSKVAKGQTIATIGNPEFIQAQSEYLSVSAKIQLAELEVKRQKELNAGNAGSLKNLQSAETELRTLRNLKATLAQQIQLMGINPSGLSRGKLISVLAIKSPISGVVSNVSVKMGSFVDVSTAVAEIVDNSQLHLDLSVYEKDLTQLKENQIIHFTLTNNPGKEYDAQIFSLGSSFEGESKAIAVHAKVLGNKNGLIDGMNVTAIISLTKAHVPAIPSEGIVTFQGQDFIFMAVDHQHPISKNEADSSKTNHRESSSSFEMIPVVKGASEVGYTQITLLKEIHKDAKIVVKGAFFVMAKLNNTGEEGHEH; translated from the coding sequence ATGAAACCATTTTATATAGTACTGTTCAGTTTTTCCATACTTATGTTTTTTGCATCCTGCAGGCAAAACAATGAAGCCCAGGATGAATCAGGAAAGGAAGAAGCGCATATTGACGAGCCTGTAAAACCAGGCACAACATCACTTACCCGGGAGCAAATGAAAGCTATTGGCGTGGAAATTGGGAGCATTGAAAATAAAGAACTCACCACATCATTAAAAGCCAGTGGAACTTTAAGGGTACCGAACCAAAATAAAGCCAGTGTAAACTCTGTGTACAGCGGTGTTGTAAAATCGTTGCTGGTACAGCCCGGCAGCAAAGTGGCAAAAGGGCAAACCATTGCCACAATTGGCAACCCGGAATTTATACAAGCACAAAGTGAATATCTAAGTGTTAGCGCAAAAATACAATTGGCTGAACTTGAAGTAAAACGCCAAAAAGAACTTAATGCAGGCAATGCAGGTTCTTTAAAAAATTTACAATCGGCAGAAACAGAGTTAAGAACCCTTAGAAACCTTAAAGCTACATTGGCACAGCAAATTCAATTAATGGGTATTAATCCTTCAGGGCTTTCCAGGGGCAAACTCATTTCGGTATTGGCCATTAAAAGTCCCATTAGTGGAGTAGTGAGCAATGTGTCTGTAAAAATGGGCAGCTTTGTAGATGTGAGTACAGCCGTTGCGGAAATAGTGGACAACAGCCAGTTGCACCTCGATTTATCTGTTTATGAAAAGGACCTTACACAATTAAAAGAAAATCAAATAATCCATTTTACCCTTACCAATAATCCGGGGAAAGAATACGATGCTCAAATATTTTCTTTGGGCTCATCTTTTGAAGGAGAAAGTAAAGCAATAGCTGTTCACGCAAAAGTTTTAGGCAATAAAAACGGATTAATAGACGGTATGAATGTTACCGCAATCATCAGCCTCACAAAAGCCCATGTACCTGCTATTCCATCCGAAGGAATTGTAACCTTCCAGGGCCAGGATTTTATTTTTATGGCTGTGGATCATCAACATCCTATTAGTAAAAACGAAGCAGATAGTAGCAAAACAAATCATAGAGAAAGCAGCAGCAGTTTTGAAATGATACCTGTTGTAAAAGGCGCTTCAGAAGTAGGGTATACCCAAATTACTTTGTTAAAAGAAATACACAAAGATGCCAAAATAGTGGTAAAAGGCGCATTTTTTGTAATGGCAAAACTTAATAATACCGGTGAGGAAGGCCATGAACATTAA
- a CDS encoding CusA/CzcA family heavy metal efflux RND transporter: MLNKIIQFSIRQKLIIGLMTIALIIWGIWSANKIPVDAVPDITNNQVQVITITPTLAAQETEQLVTYPIEQSLANLPGLEELRSISRFGLSVITVVFNDDVNIYFARQLINEKLKEAEDKIPKSFGTPELAPVSTGLGEIYQYVIHPKKGAEQKYSAMDLRTMQDWIVTRQLYGTPGVAEVNSFGGLLKQYEVSVNPNRLKAMNTTIAEIFLALQKNNENTGGAYIDKKPNAYFIRGIGLMGSMDDINNTTIKKVNNIPVLIRDVAEVNFGHAVRYGSVTYNGEKEVVGGMVMMLKGANSDEVIKNVKAKIENIKKILPDDVEIEPFLDRTNLVSRAINTVKTNLLEAALIVIFVLIIFLGNLRAGLIVASAIPLSMLFALGMMRLFGVSANLMSLGAIDFGLIVDGAVIVVEATLHYLAIKNISGKYTQQQMDAAVEGSAKKMMNAAVFGQIIILIVYLPILSLQGIEGKMFRPMAQTVSFAIIGALILSLTYIPMMSALFLSKKPIQKNNISDKVMAYIQKMYLPLLHWSLKMKYIVVSFAIILLAIAALIFSRMGGEFIPQLQEGDYAFHCILPQGTSLTQSVETSMQASRIIKSFPEVKMLVGKTGSAEVPTDPMPPEASDLIVVLKPKNEWKTTNDYNKLAALMLEKLEVIPGVFFEASQPIQMRFNELMTGVRQDVAVKIFGENTDTLAQLAPKVAKIIHSVKGISEPQVEKTNGLPQITVQYDRAKIAGYGLNIEDINHTISTAFAGEAAGVIYENERKFDLVVRLDSASRTSIDDVSNLFIATNDNNQVPLSQVANIRFQEGPAQISREEGKRRVVIGFNVKNRDVSSVVKEIQDKLTKAKLLPTGYYFSYGGTFENLREASARLQIAFPVALALIFILLFFTFSSVKETLLIFTAIPMSAIGGVFALLLRGMPFSISAGVGFIALFGVAVLNGIVLISTFNQLEKDGIKDILQRVIEGTKSRLRPVLMTATVASLGFIPMAFSTGAGAEVQKPLATVVIGGLLSATFLTLVVLPLLYLMFSGKSKINLKSATAISTTALLMLFANSLQAQQQPSKRVSKDEAMIMAKKNSRYEINNLQLNKNRAQIKTANMLPKTGFFAENEDFQPGDKTGILKIGVSQSVSWPGLYKAQKNLYQQQLNYYQLGNAVIEADIKKLVHKAYYQLWFLQDKQQLFWRLDSIYTSLRVAAILKVKTGNSPGLDSISANVKMKELQALLQQLDKEMLIQQQELKLLLHVDELILPLQLPLEKIEFLSISESSIHPVLAQQAQNIAIANAGITVAKNENRPEFSGRFFSQKLWGAKNPFSGFSFTAAFPLFAVKAAQNKVKVANAEMAFQQKQYEFESQVLFFQEKQLQQEVEKNLSLLSFYENPGLRQANEIIKAASLAYRSGEISFADLSQFLAQAIEIQKNYLESLNAYNQSVIQYNYYINK, encoded by the coding sequence ATGCTCAATAAAATTATTCAATTTAGTATCCGGCAAAAGCTCATTATTGGGTTAATGACCATTGCGCTCATCATTTGGGGGATTTGGAGTGCAAATAAAATTCCGGTAGATGCCGTGCCGGATATTACCAATAACCAGGTGCAGGTGATTACTATTACCCCAACACTTGCCGCACAGGAAACGGAGCAACTCGTAACCTATCCTATAGAACAAAGCCTTGCCAACCTTCCAGGCCTGGAAGAATTGCGTTCCATTTCCAGGTTTGGCCTTTCGGTAATTACCGTTGTATTTAACGACGATGTGAACATTTATTTTGCCCGTCAGTTAATCAACGAAAAATTAAAAGAGGCCGAAGATAAAATCCCTAAAAGCTTTGGTACACCTGAGCTGGCGCCGGTTAGTACGGGCTTAGGCGAAATTTATCAGTACGTTATTCATCCCAAAAAAGGAGCGGAGCAAAAATACTCTGCAATGGATTTACGCACCATGCAGGACTGGATAGTAACCCGGCAACTTTACGGCACACCGGGAGTTGCTGAAGTAAACAGCTTCGGCGGCCTGCTAAAGCAATACGAGGTTTCTGTAAACCCCAATAGGCTAAAAGCCATGAATACCACTATTGCCGAAATTTTTTTGGCGCTGCAAAAAAATAATGAAAATACCGGCGGCGCATATATTGATAAAAAACCCAACGCCTATTTTATACGGGGTATTGGCCTCATGGGTTCCATGGATGACATCAACAATACTACCATAAAAAAGGTAAACAATATTCCCGTATTGATAAGAGATGTTGCCGAAGTTAATTTTGGCCATGCGGTTAGATATGGCTCGGTAACTTATAACGGAGAAAAGGAAGTAGTGGGAGGAATGGTGATGATGCTAAAAGGGGCAAACAGCGACGAAGTAATTAAAAATGTAAAGGCTAAAATTGAAAATATTAAAAAAATATTGCCGGATGACGTGGAAATTGAACCCTTCCTTGACCGTACTAACCTGGTAAGCCGTGCTATTAATACCGTAAAAACAAACCTGCTGGAAGCTGCATTAATTGTAATTTTTGTATTGATCATTTTCCTGGGCAACCTCCGGGCAGGATTGATTGTAGCGTCTGCAATTCCGCTTTCCATGCTTTTTGCATTGGGCATGATGCGGCTTTTTGGCGTAAGTGCAAACCTTATGAGCCTTGGCGCTATTGATTTTGGGCTTATAGTAGATGGAGCCGTTATTGTAGTGGAAGCTACCTTACATTACTTAGCCATTAAAAATATTTCTGGTAAATACACACAGCAGCAAATGGATGCAGCAGTAGAAGGCAGCGCCAAAAAAATGATGAATGCTGCTGTTTTTGGCCAAATAATCATTCTCATCGTTTATCTGCCTATTCTTTCGCTGCAAGGTATTGAAGGTAAAATGTTCAGGCCAATGGCGCAAACGGTGAGTTTTGCTATTATTGGGGCATTAATACTTTCTCTTACTTACATTCCCATGATGTCTGCATTGTTCTTATCTAAAAAACCAATACAAAAGAATAATATTTCTGACAAAGTGATGGCATATATTCAAAAAATGTACCTGCCATTACTACATTGGTCATTGAAAATGAAATACATCGTTGTATCATTTGCTATTATTTTATTAGCCATTGCCGCATTAATCTTTTCCAGGATGGGTGGTGAATTTATTCCCCAATTGCAGGAAGGCGACTATGCTTTTCACTGCATCCTTCCGCAGGGAACATCATTAACTCAAAGTGTAGAAACATCTATGCAGGCCAGCCGCATAATAAAATCTTTTCCCGAAGTAAAAATGCTTGTAGGCAAAACGGGAAGCGCCGAAGTACCTACAGACCCAATGCCACCTGAAGCATCAGACCTCATAGTAGTATTAAAGCCCAAAAACGAATGGAAAACAACCAATGATTATAACAAACTGGCAGCATTAATGCTGGAAAAGCTTGAAGTAATCCCTGGAGTATTTTTTGAAGCATCGCAACCCATACAAATGCGCTTCAACGAACTCATGACCGGTGTAAGGCAGGATGTTGCCGTAAAAATATTTGGAGAAAATACAGATACGCTGGCACAGTTGGCTCCAAAAGTTGCCAAAATCATTCATTCGGTAAAAGGAATTTCGGAACCACAGGTTGAAAAAACAAACGGGCTCCCTCAAATTACCGTTCAATACGACAGGGCAAAGATTGCAGGTTACGGATTGAATATTGAAGATATCAATCACACTATAAGCACCGCATTTGCCGGAGAAGCCGCAGGCGTAATTTATGAGAATGAAAGAAAATTTGATTTGGTGGTAAGATTAGACAGCGCCAGCAGAACATCGATTGATGATGTAAGCAATTTATTTATTGCCACCAACGATAACAACCAGGTTCCGCTTTCGCAGGTGGCCAATATCCGTTTCCAGGAAGGGCCTGCTCAAATAAGCAGGGAAGAAGGCAAGAGAAGAGTAGTGATAGGTTTTAATGTAAAAAACAGGGATGTTTCAAGTGTAGTAAAAGAAATTCAGGATAAATTAACTAAAGCAAAATTATTGCCTACTGGTTATTATTTTTCCTACGGCGGCACTTTTGAAAACTTAAGGGAAGCATCAGCAAGGTTACAAATTGCTTTTCCGGTTGCATTGGCTTTAATTTTTATATTATTATTTTTCACTTTTAGTTCTGTAAAAGAAACTTTGTTGATTTTTACCGCAATTCCCATGAGCGCCATTGGAGGTGTATTTGCATTATTATTGAGAGGTATGCCTTTTAGTATTTCGGCAGGCGTAGGGTTTATTGCCCTTTTTGGCGTAGCGGTTTTAAATGGCATTGTATTAATCAGCACTTTTAACCAATTGGAAAAAGATGGTATTAAGGATATTTTGCAAAGAGTAATTGAAGGAACAAAATCCCGCCTTCGCCCTGTACTCATGACGGCTACTGTTGCTTCCCTTGGTTTTATTCCTATGGCTTTTTCAACTGGGGCAGGAGCAGAAGTTCAAAAACCGCTGGCTACTGTTGTAATTGGCGGTTTGTTGTCGGCTACATTTCTTACACTTGTGGTATTGCCTTTGCTTTACTTAATGTTCTCCGGTAAAAGCAAAATTAATTTGAAATCTGCTACTGCAATTAGTACAACTGCCTTATTAATGTTGTTTGCAAATTCGCTTCAGGCACAACAGCAACCTAGCAAAAGAGTTAGCAAAGATGAAGCAATGATAATGGCCAAAAAAAATAGCAGGTACGAAATAAATAACCTTCAGCTCAATAAAAACAGGGCGCAAATTAAAACGGCAAATATGTTGCCTAAAACAGGTTTTTTTGCAGAGAACGAAGATTTTCAACCAGGCGATAAAACAGGGATATTAAAAATAGGTGTTTCACAATCTGTATCATGGCCGGGCCTGTATAAAGCACAAAAAAACCTTTACCAGCAACAGCTAAATTATTACCAGCTTGGCAATGCGGTTATAGAAGCAGATATAAAAAAATTGGTGCACAAAGCCTATTACCAGCTATGGTTTTTGCAGGATAAGCAACAATTGTTTTGGCGCCTGGATAGTATTTATACCTCGCTAAGGGTTGCCGCTATACTTAAAGTTAAAACCGGCAACAGTCCCGGCTTAGACAGTATTTCGGCCAATGTAAAAATGAAAGAATTGCAAGCCCTTTTGCAACAGTTGGATAAGGAAATGCTTATACAGCAACAGGAATTAAAACTATTGCTGCACGTAGACGAATTAATATTGCCCCTGCAATTACCTTTAGAAAAAATTGAATTTCTTTCAATATCCGAGAGCAGCATACACCCGGTTTTGGCACAGCAAGCGCAGAACATTGCAATTGCCAATGCCGGGATAACTGTGGCAAAAAATGAAAACAGGCCCGAATTTTCCGGCAGGTTTTTTTCGCAGAAATTATGGGGCGCAAAAAACCCGTTCAGCGGGTTTTCCTTTACAGCAGCTTTCCCATTATTTGCTGTTAAGGCTGCTCAAAACAAAGTAAAAGTAGCTAATGCAGAAATGGCATTTCAGCAAAAGCAATACGAATTCGAAAGCCAGGTTCTCTTTTTCCAGGAAAAACAATTGCAACAGGAAGTAGAAAAAAACCTCAGCCTGCTTTCCTTTTACGAAAATCCGGGTTTAAGGCAGGCAAATGAAATCATTAAGGCAGCTTCACTTGCTTACAGGTCAGGTGAAATTAGCTTTGCCGATTTATCTCAATTTCTAGCCCAGGCTATTGAAATACAAAAAAATTATCTGGAAAGTTTAAACGCATATAACCAATCCGTAATTCAGTATAACTATTATATCAACAAATAA
- a CDS encoding N-acetyltransferase: MPEVMIQFHEPQKGAFILLENKEKQGEMEFAISPGNIDGTNRMPRLIIHHTEVNPENEGKGYAKLMFQKMIAYARENNLNVVPLCPYVLAQLKRNTENFKDIWVA, from the coding sequence ATGCCCGAAGTAATGATACAATTCCATGAGCCGCAAAAAGGGGCTTTTATACTTTTGGAAAATAAGGAAAAACAGGGGGAAATGGAATTTGCAATTTCTCCAGGGAACATTGATGGAACAAACCGTATGCCCCGGTTAATTATTCACCATACCGAAGTAAATCCAGAAAACGAAGGTAAAGGCTATGCCAAACTTATGTTTCAAAAAATGATTGCTTATGCAAGGGAAAATAATTTGAATGTTGTTCCACTTTGCCCTTATGTGCTTGCACAGCTAAAGCGTAACACTGAAAATTTCAAAGATATTTGGGTTGCCTGA
- a CDS encoding LTA synthase family protein encodes MKVFIKNTNNAQILSKLFSGRFSALFATLGLYLFLSFFLRVIYFIWFFKNIDFNFLQILKSFCLGFAFDFTAGLCFLFLYALYLLLLPKKWIGSLFDRVFNFSYLALALFIIFFSIAAEFPFWDEFGVRFNFIAVDYLVYTYEVLENINQSYPIPLIIFILLILIVFTLIAFKKFRIFNNTFSDKTPLRLRAAYTIPLLAINFLLLLFLENKQAETGNNLALNEIGKNGVFSFFAAFRANELDYKNFYPTINDSVAYARIKKGILQKNQNYTSLEWNNITRNTVGSNAYNPNIILITIESFSADFLKYFGNKNQLTPNFDSLENSSLFFTNMYATGTRTVRGMEALTLCVPPTPGNSIVRRPANKGLFSIATVLKQKNYQLYFIYGGDGYFDNMNNFFSGQGFTIVDRNRNNPLTEKLPTHRYNIPNNEVSFENAWGISDEDAYNQSLKYADSCHKSGKSFFQFIMTTSNHKPYTFPSEKIDLVQGTRNAAVKYTDYALGKYIARAKTQPWFNNTVFVIVADHCASSAGKWEINIDKHHIPALIYNLPVPPQFIKTLASQIDLMPTLFGYLNWNYNSSFYGEDLNQLKPGNEKAFIGNYRTLGMLSNNIFTQLDDRKRVKQFIYSAKENKLTELKTQNKELATQTISYYQTASERFKNGKMKEK; translated from the coding sequence ATGAAAGTATTCATCAAAAACACTAACAATGCCCAAATCCTAAGTAAATTATTCTCCGGACGTTTTTCGGCATTATTTGCAACGCTTGGCCTGTATCTATTTTTGTCTTTTTTTCTAAGGGTTATTTATTTTATTTGGTTTTTTAAAAATATAGATTTCAACTTCCTGCAAATTCTTAAGTCATTTTGTTTGGGTTTTGCTTTTGACTTTACTGCAGGCTTATGTTTCCTTTTTTTATATGCTTTATATTTATTGCTGCTTCCCAAAAAATGGATAGGTTCATTATTTGATAGGGTTTTCAACTTTAGCTACCTGGCTTTAGCGCTCTTTATTATTTTTTTTAGTATAGCCGCCGAATTCCCGTTTTGGGACGAGTTTGGCGTAAGGTTTAATTTTATAGCTGTGGATTATCTGGTTTACACTTATGAAGTATTAGAAAACATCAACCAGTCTTATCCCATTCCATTAATCATTTTTATTTTATTGATTTTAATTGTATTCACCTTAATTGCTTTTAAAAAATTCAGAATTTTTAACAATACTTTTTCTGACAAAACCCCTTTACGGTTACGGGCTGCTTATACAATCCCTTTACTGGCAATAAATTTTTTGCTATTACTTTTTTTAGAAAACAAGCAGGCAGAAACCGGTAATAACCTTGCGCTAAATGAAATTGGCAAGAACGGCGTTTTTTCTTTTTTTGCAGCCTTTAGGGCCAACGAACTGGATTATAAAAATTTTTATCCTACCATAAATGATAGCGTTGCCTATGCTAGAATTAAAAAAGGAATTTTACAAAAAAATCAAAACTACACTTCATTAGAGTGGAATAATATTACCCGAAATACAGTTGGATCAAATGCTTACAATCCCAATATTATTCTTATTACTATAGAAAGTTTTAGCGCAGATTTTTTAAAATATTTTGGCAATAAAAATCAGCTTACACCTAATTTTGACAGCCTTGAAAACAGTAGCTTGTTTTTTACCAATATGTATGCAACAGGCACAAGAACGGTAAGGGGCATGGAAGCACTCACACTTTGTGTTCCGCCAACACCCGGAAATAGCATTGTGAGGAGGCCCGCAAACAAAGGGCTCTTTTCTATAGCCACGGTGCTAAAGCAAAAAAATTACCAGCTTTATTTTATCTATGGTGGCGATGGCTACTTTGATAATATGAATAATTTTTTTAGCGGCCAGGGTTTTACTATTGTTGACAGAAACCGCAACAACCCACTTACCGAAAAACTACCCACACACCGGTATAATATACCCAACAATGAAGTAAGTTTTGAAAACGCCTGGGGCATTAGTGATGAAGATGCTTATAATCAATCATTAAAATATGCGGATAGCTGCCATAAAAGCGGGAAATCTTTTTTTCAGTTTATCATGACAACTTCTAATCATAAACCCTATACATTTCCTTCAGAAAAAATTGATTTAGTACAGGGTACAAGAAATGCAGCAGTTAAATACACCGACTATGCTTTGGGTAAATATATTGCCCGTGCAAAAACGCAACCCTGGTTTAATAATACTGTATTTGTAATTGTAGCAGATCATTGTGCAAGCAGTGCCGGCAAATGGGAAATAAATATTGACAAGCACCATATACCTGCTCTTATTTACAACCTTCCTGTTCCTCCACAATTTATCAAAACCCTGGCTTCTCAAATTGATCTTATGCCCACTTTATTTGGTTATTTAAACTGGAACTATAATAGTTCTTTTTACGGCGAAGACTTAAACCAGCTAAAGCCCGGAAATGAGAAGGCTTTTATTGGTAACTACAGGACTTTGGGAATGCTCAGTAATAATATTTTCACCCAATTGGATGACCGAAAAAGAGTAAAGCAATTTATCTATTCAGCAAAAGAGAATAAATTAACGGAACTAAAAACCCAAAACAAGGAATTAGCTACCCAAACCATCTCTTATTACCAAACGGCAAGTGAACGCTTCAAAAATGGCAAAATGAAAGAAAAGTAA
- the folE gene encoding GTP cyclohydrolase I FolE: protein MAYKKTEHYDSRSTAALAKAYRTIIAALGEDPNREGLQKTPERIAKAMQYNTQGYAIDAKAILESAKFHEDVSEMIVVKDIELYSMCEHHLLPFFGKAHVAYIPNGYITGLSKIARVVDVYSRRLQVQERLTTQILEAIKTSLNPLGVAVVIEASHLCMMMRGVQKQNSVTTTSAFFGQFEKNETRSEFMKLISTTLH from the coding sequence ATGGCTTATAAAAAAACAGAGCATTACGATAGCCGTTCTACGGCTGCACTGGCAAAAGCATACCGAACAATAATAGCCGCATTGGGCGAAGACCCCAACCGGGAAGGTTTACAAAAAACCCCGGAGCGCATTGCAAAAGCCATGCAATATAATACGCAGGGTTATGCTATAGATGCAAAAGCAATTTTGGAATCTGCAAAATTTCATGAAGATGTAAGTGAAATGATTGTGGTAAAAGATATTGAACTATACAGTATGTGTGAACACCATTTGCTACCGTTTTTTGGCAAGGCTCATGTTGCCTACATCCCAAATGGTTATATTACCGGGCTAAGTAAAATTGCCCGTGTGGTAGATGTTTACAGCCGCCGCCTGCAGGTGCAGGAAAGGTTAACAACACAAATTTTGGAAGCCATCAAAACTTCTTTAAACCCATTGGGCGTTGCAGTAGTAATAGAAGCTTCTCATTTATGTATGATGATGAGGGGCGTGCAAAAACAAAATTCGGTTACTACAACTTCTGCATTTTTTGGGCAGTTTGAAAAAAATGAAACCCGTAGTGAATTTATGAAACTTATTAGTACCACGTTACATTAA
- a CDS encoding beta-galactosidase, whose translation MKQRIIILIAAMFLGFNSLAQNNKQAFTIGDSSFLLNGKPYIIRCGEMHYARIPKEYWRHRLQMIKAMGLNTVCAYLFWNFTEKQPGVFDWSGQANVAEFCKIAQQEGLYVILRPGPYSCAEWDFGGLPWWLLKDKNMAIRTQYKPYLDACRRYLLEVGKQLVPMQITNGGNILMVQVENEYGSYGKDKDYIGIIRDYILEAGFSIPLFTCDGPWQLVNDVRPDIFAAVNFGDDPAGGFKALRAVEPKGPLFCSEYYPGWFDSWGKPHHKGSSENVLKDLKYMLDHKASFSIYMAHGGTTFGTYNGANAPPFIPQTSSYDYDAPINESGQATEKFHSIRNLLSNYLQQGESIPNIPAPFPAQQISNFQFSQIAPLWKNLPKPVQNDTLMLMEDLDQAYGAVLYQTKLQAGNKAKLRFKNVNDYALVYVNKVFIGTLDRIKADSTIEIPQREKAALLEILVEATGRINYGRYIHDRKGIHGKVILDNGQTQKVLSGWNNYPITLGEKNIPVQWQALSPQNANAASFYKGSFTASADADTYLDMRKWNKGLVWVNGHCLGRFWNIGPTQTMFLPGCWLKKGQNEIIVFDLFGTSNPQMQSLEKPILDELTLNVTEKK comes from the coding sequence ATGAAACAGCGGATAATTATTCTCATTGCTGCAATGTTTTTGGGTTTCAATTCTCTTGCCCAAAACAATAAACAAGCATTTACCATAGGTGATTCCAGTTTTTTATTAAATGGCAAACCTTATATTATCCGGTGTGGCGAAATGCATTATGCACGCATCCCCAAAGAATACTGGCGGCACCGTTTGCAAATGATAAAAGCCATGGGTTTAAATACCGTATGTGCCTACTTGTTTTGGAATTTTACCGAAAAGCAACCCGGAGTTTTTGATTGGAGCGGCCAGGCAAATGTGGCAGAGTTTTGCAAAATTGCACAACAGGAAGGCTTGTATGTTATCCTTCGCCCCGGGCCTTACTCCTGTGCCGAGTGGGATTTTGGCGGCCTGCCCTGGTGGTTGCTGAAAGACAAAAATATGGCCATTCGTACACAATATAAACCCTACCTTGATGCCTGCCGCAGATATTTGCTTGAAGTGGGGAAGCAATTAGTGCCTATGCAAATTACCAATGGCGGAAATATTTTAATGGTACAGGTTGAAAATGAATACGGCAGTTACGGAAAAGATAAAGATTACATCGGCATCATTAGAGATTATATTTTGGAAGCCGGCTTTAGCATTCCTTTGTTTACCTGCGATGGTCCATGGCAATTGGTGAATGATGTGCGCCCCGATATTTTTGCAGCGGTAAATTTTGGAGATGACCCTGCAGGTGGTTTTAAAGCTTTACGTGCTGTAGAACCCAAAGGGCCGTTGTTTTGCAGCGAATATTATCCCGGCTGGTTCGACAGTTGGGGCAAGCCTCACCACAAAGGTTCATCTGAAAATGTATTGAAAGATTTAAAATATATGCTCGACCATAAAGCATCTTTCAGTATTTATATGGCGCACGGCGGCACCACATTTGGCACATACAATGGAGCCAATGCGCCGCCTTTTATTCCGCAAACCAGTAGTTATGATTACGATGCACCCATAAATGAATCTGGCCAGGCAACAGAAAAATTCCATAGCATTAGAAATCTGCTTTCTAATTATTTACAGCAAGGCGAAAGTATCCCCAATATTCCTGCGCCATTTCCTGCACAACAAATTTCAAATTTTCAGTTTTCGCAAATAGCGCCTCTGTGGAAAAACCTTCCAAAACCGGTTCAAAACGATACGTTAATGCTTATGGAAGACCTGGACCAGGCCTATGGTGCAGTACTTTATCAAACAAAATTACAAGCAGGAAATAAAGCAAAATTGCGGTTTAAAAATGTAAACGACTATGCATTGGTATATGTCAACAAAGTTTTTATAGGCACTTTAGATAGAATAAAAGCTGATTCCACTATTGAAATCCCTCAAAGAGAAAAAGCAGCATTGTTGGAAATACTGGTAGAAGCTACAGGAAGGATAAACTACGGCCGCTATATTCACGACCGTAAAGGCATTCATGGTAAAGTAATTTTAGATAACGGGCAAACCCAAAAGGTATTATCGGGCTGGAATAATTATCCAATTACGCTTGGAGAAAAAAATATTCCGGTTCAATGGCAAGCGCTTTCCCCACAAAATGCAAATGCAGCTTCATTTTACAAAGGTTCATTTACTGCATCTGCCGATGCCGATACTTATTTGGATATGCGTAAATGGAACAAAGGTTTGGTATGGGTTAATGGCCATTGTTTAGGAAGGTTTTGGAACATTGGACCTACCCAAACCATGTTTTTGCCCGGATGCTGGTTAAAAAAAGGACAAAACGAAATAATAGTTTTTGATTTGTTTGGCACATCAAACCCACAAATGCAAAGTTTGGAAAAACCAATTTTAGACGAGTTAACCCTTAACGTAACGGAAAAGAAATAA
- a CDS encoding 6-carboxytetrahydropterin synthase, whose product MEQIAVFRKESFNAAHRLYNPVWSNEENNKVFGKCSNPNYHGHNYELIVKLVGTVNPKTGFVMDMKELSDIIQREIIERFDHKNLNVECVEFRNVNPTAENIAIAIYNLLRPHILASLQISVRLYETPRNFVQYPA is encoded by the coding sequence ATGGAACAAATTGCCGTTTTTAGAAAAGAAAGTTTTAATGCAGCGCACCGGCTGTACAACCCTGTATGGAGCAATGAAGAAAACAATAAAGTTTTTGGCAAATGCAGCAACCCCAATTACCACGGGCACAATTACGAACTTATTGTAAAATTAGTAGGTACCGTGAACCCCAAAACAGGTTTTGTAATGGACATGAAGGAACTTAGCGATATTATACAAAGAGAAATAATTGAACGCTTCGACCATAAAAACCTAAATGTAGAATGCGTGGAGTTTAGAAATGTAAATCCTACGGCAGAAAATATTGCCATAGCTATATATAACCTGCTTCGGCCGCATATCCTTGCTTCGCTTCAAATTTCTGTTCGCCTATATGAAACCCCACGCAATTTTGTACAATACCCTGCTTAA